A single Desulfobaculum xiamenense DNA region contains:
- a CDS encoding sigma-54-dependent transcriptional regulator, with amino-acid sequence MPSDHRAILIVDDEPSTIDSFELSLASQGMQGIDRCEDSRAVMDLLAKAPADVVLLDLVMPFVTGEELLERIRAAHPETEVVVITGIDTVDSAVTCMQAGAFDYLVKPVDGNRLFATVARALEMHRLRRENSSLRSGFLRDTPARPDLFGHIITDNPRMLRIFKYIEAIADSRQPVLITGESGTGKELVARAVHAASAASGPFVPINVAGLDDTVFSDTLFGHVRGAFTGAQNARRGLVENAAGGTLFLDEIGDLSPASQVKLLRLIQEREFTPLGADMPKPAEARVVAATHRDLESLRDSGRFRDDLFYRLCIHTIHLPPLRERKDDLPTLAEHFLRKAARALGHDVPRVPPQLHALLASHDFPGNVRELESMIVDAVSNTTGPQLPMLPFRRRIAPSPMPQCSAADNSGQPPTIAFPERLPTLSEAADQLIDEAMRRAGGKQTLACTLLGISQPALSKRLKRRTATHD; translated from the coding sequence ATGCCAAGCGACCACCGCGCCATCCTCATCGTGGACGACGAGCCGTCCACCATCGACAGCTTCGAACTCTCCCTCGCCTCGCAGGGCATGCAGGGCATCGACCGCTGCGAGGACAGTCGCGCTGTCATGGACCTGCTGGCCAAGGCTCCGGCGGACGTGGTGCTCCTCGACCTCGTCATGCCCTTCGTCACCGGCGAGGAACTCCTCGAACGCATCCGCGCCGCCCACCCGGAGACCGAAGTCGTCGTCATCACCGGCATCGACACCGTAGACAGCGCCGTCACCTGCATGCAGGCCGGAGCCTTCGACTATCTGGTCAAGCCCGTGGACGGAAACCGCCTTTTCGCCACCGTGGCGCGGGCGCTGGAGATGCACCGCCTGCGGCGCGAGAACTCCTCCCTGCGTAGCGGCTTCCTGCGCGACACCCCCGCGCGGCCCGACCTCTTCGGGCACATCATCACAGACAACCCGCGCATGCTGCGCATCTTCAAATACATCGAGGCCATCGCGGACTCCCGCCAGCCCGTGCTCATCACCGGCGAGTCCGGCACCGGCAAGGAACTCGTCGCCCGCGCCGTGCACGCCGCCAGCGCCGCCAGCGGCCCATTCGTCCCGATCAACGTGGCTGGGCTGGACGACACCGTCTTCAGCGACACACTCTTCGGCCACGTGCGCGGAGCCTTCACCGGCGCGCAGAACGCACGGCGCGGCCTCGTCGAGAACGCGGCGGGCGGCACCCTCTTCCTCGACGAAATCGGCGACCTCTCCCCCGCCTCGCAGGTCAAGCTGTTGCGCCTCATTCAGGAGCGCGAGTTCACGCCCCTCGGCGCGGACATGCCCAAGCCCGCCGAGGCCCGCGTCGTCGCCGCCACGCACCGCGACCTCGAATCCCTGCGCGACTCGGGGCGCTTCCGCGACGACCTCTTCTACCGCCTGTGCATCCACACCATCCACCTGCCCCCGCTTCGCGAGCGCAAGGACGACCTCCCCACGCTGGCCGAGCACTTTCTGCGCAAGGCCGCACGCGCCCTCGGGCACGATGTGCCGCGCGTCCCCCCACAGCTCCACGCCCTGCTCGCCTCGCACGACTTCCCCGGCAACGTCCGCGAGCTGGAATCCATGATCGTCGATGCCGTCAGCAACACCACCGGCCCCCAGCTCCCCATGCTGCCGTTTCGCCGCCGCATCGCCCCAAGCCCCATGCCCCAGTGCTCCGCTGCGGACAATTCCGGCCAGCCGCCGACCATCGCCTTCCCCGAACGCCTGCCCACCCTCTCCGAAGCAGCGGACCAACTCATCGACGAAGCCATGCGCCGCGCAGGCGGCAAGCAGACCCTCGCCTGCACCCTGCTCGGCATCTCGCAACCGGCACTCAGCAAGCGCCTCAAACGCCGAACCGCCACCCACGACTAG
- a CDS encoding aldehyde ferredoxin oxidoreductase family protein, whose amino-acid sequence MNKDVYGNMGTILRIDLTDESVAYEDARKYYKDWLGGRCLAHYLLFSEVDVARTEPLSPENRIYIGTGPLSGTTFPSSGRTHACFLSPMNYSGWGDSNCGGHFGPALKRCGFDMVVISGRAKRPVYLYVENDTVSILPADDLWGKGTIDTQAELIARHGEPTKLLCIGQGGENLVRFANVRTETTNSMGRCGLGAVFGSKNLKAVVAKGTKPVKLFKPKEFYEVTKQLRDDLMNPEFGKAHSATYQIMSKWGTPGITNLIGTTGMVPIRNWQRCGIDPKFDRLVRAWSTEHGTRREACFTCPVHCHAAYAVKDGKYPTRGGGPEYETTTALGHKCDVGDDKAVLKLNSMCNDYGLDTVECGALFSTLMELMERRIIDKEYLDGIDMQFGNADAMVEMMPMVVFRKGVGDQLADGPWRVCKRIGPEALKSCYHQKGMCATGVETRSTIGSMLQFAVSPRGSHHLNGLPTAEWVNIPPVAVKVAGYAEAGDVRSYHPQAKARLVRYYENMFFLSDSLGICKFNFGHLAFWHDSGEALDYMYDQLCKAIYYATGIKYTVDELFTIFERSNQIERATIVMRGCRREDDQPNWKCLNEACPGQHPVGPIPLPPIDAEKFNKILDAYYDERGWERETGIPKKSHLKKLGLGFVADKMGAALKVV is encoded by the coding sequence ATGAACAAGGACGTGTACGGAAACATGGGGACGATCCTGCGCATCGACCTGACGGACGAATCCGTCGCCTACGAGGACGCGCGGAAATATTATAAGGATTGGCTTGGCGGGCGGTGCCTCGCGCACTACCTGCTGTTCAGCGAAGTGGACGTGGCCCGCACGGAGCCGCTGTCGCCCGAAAATCGCATCTACATCGGCACCGGTCCCTTGAGCGGGACGACCTTTCCCAGCTCCGGGCGCACCCATGCGTGCTTCCTGTCGCCCATGAACTACTCCGGCTGGGGCGACTCCAACTGCGGCGGGCATTTCGGTCCCGCGCTCAAGCGCTGCGGCTTCGACATGGTGGTCATCTCGGGCCGTGCGAAGCGCCCCGTGTATCTCTACGTCGAGAACGACACCGTGAGCATCCTCCCCGCCGATGATCTGTGGGGCAAGGGCACCATCGACACGCAGGCCGAACTGATCGCCCGCCATGGCGAGCCGACCAAGCTCCTGTGCATCGGTCAGGGCGGCGAAAACCTCGTGCGCTTCGCCAACGTGCGCACAGAGACCACCAACTCCATGGGCCGCTGCGGTCTGGGCGCGGTGTTCGGCTCCAAGAACCTCAAGGCCGTGGTGGCCAAGGGCACCAAGCCGGTCAAGCTGTTCAAGCCCAAGGAATTCTACGAGGTCACCAAGCAGCTTCGCGACGACCTCATGAATCCCGAGTTCGGCAAGGCCCACAGCGCCACGTATCAGATCATGTCCAAGTGGGGCACGCCGGGCATCACCAACCTCATCGGCACCACCGGCATGGTGCCCATCCGCAACTGGCAGCGCTGCGGCATCGACCCGAAGTTCGACAGACTGGTGCGCGCGTGGAGCACCGAGCACGGCACCCGGCGTGAAGCCTGCTTCACCTGTCCCGTGCACTGCCACGCGGCCTACGCCGTGAAGGACGGCAAGTACCCCACGCGCGGCGGTGGTCCCGAGTACGAAACCACCACGGCGCTTGGCCACAAGTGCGACGTCGGCGACGACAAGGCCGTGCTCAAGCTCAATTCCATGTGCAACGACTATGGTCTGGACACCGTGGAATGCGGCGCGCTGTTCTCCACGCTGATGGAGCTGATGGAGCGCCGAATCATCGACAAGGAGTACCTCGACGGCATCGACATGCAGTTCGGCAATGCGGACGCCATGGTCGAGATGATGCCGATGGTGGTCTTCAGAAAGGGCGTGGGCGATCAGCTGGCGGACGGGCCGTGGCGCGTGTGCAAGCGCATCGGACCCGAGGCGCTGAAGTCCTGCTACCACCAGAAGGGCATGTGCGCCACGGGCGTGGAAACGCGCTCCACCATCGGCTCCATGCTCCAGTTCGCGGTGTCTCCGCGCGGTTCGCACCATCTCAACGGTCTGCCCACGGCGGAATGGGTCAACATCCCCCCGGTGGCGGTCAAGGTGGCCGGATACGCGGAAGCTGGCGACGTGCGCTCCTACCATCCGCAGGCCAAGGCCCGGCTGGTGCGCTACTACGAGAACATGTTCTTCCTGTCGGACAGCCTCGGCATCTGCAAGTTCAACTTCGGGCACCTCGCCTTCTGGCACGACAGCGGCGAGGCGCTGGACTACATGTACGACCAGTTGTGCAAGGCCATCTACTACGCCACCGGCATCAAGTACACGGTGGACGAGCTGTTCACCATCTTCGAGCGTTCCAACCAGATCGAGCGGGCAACCATCGTCATGCGCGGCTGCCGCCGCGAGGATGACCAGCCCAACTGGAAGTGCCTGAACGAGGCCTGCCCGGGTCAGCATCCCGTCGGCCCCATCCCGCTGCCGCCCATCGACGCCGAGAAGTTCAATAAAATTCTCGACGCCTACTACGACGAACGCGGCTGGGAGCGCGAGACCGGCATTCCCAAGAAAAGCCATCTGAAGAAGCTCGGCCTCGGATTCGTGGCCGACAAGATGGGCGCGGCGCTGAAGGTCGTCTAG
- a CDS encoding 4Fe-4S dicluster domain-containing protein — MKNSRNETPKTGEKGLSRRGFLLTAGRAAGGFAAGLVYLKSTGSLAFAARPGGDEAQLPGPMYELRFDTAKCAGCAYCEIACAQFHEGHADPTSHRNSFTMKPVLDFIGVSALSANAPGWPQPLARATFAEFSENEFCRQCESPECLDACPENAIFVDPKTGARVVDEKKCVGCGTCAEACQYGMIHVSEATGTAIKCDLCGGDPQCVAWCPTQAITFHKL; from the coding sequence ATGAAGAACTCCCGCAACGAGACACCGAAAACTGGCGAAAAAGGCCTGTCGCGCCGTGGATTCCTGCTGACCGCCGGCCGGGCGGCCGGTGGTTTCGCGGCCGGACTCGTCTATCTGAAGAGTACCGGTTCACTGGCCTTTGCCGCACGTCCGGGTGGCGATGAGGCCCAGCTTCCCGGCCCAATGTACGAACTGCGGTTCGATACGGCCAAGTGTGCGGGCTGCGCCTACTGCGAAATCGCCTGCGCGCAGTTCCACGAGGGCCACGCGGACCCGACCTCGCACCGCAACAGCTTCACCATGAAGCCCGTGCTGGACTTCATCGGCGTGAGCGCGCTGTCCGCCAACGCGCCGGGCTGGCCGCAGCCGCTGGCGCGGGCCACCTTCGCCGAATTTTCCGAAAACGAATTCTGTCGGCAGTGCGAATCGCCCGAATGTCTCGACGCCTGCCCCGAGAACGCCATCTTCGTGGACCCGAAGACCGGCGCGCGCGTGGTGGACGAGAAGAAGTGCGTGGGCTGCGGAACCTGCGCCGAGGCCTGCCAGTACGGCATGATCCACGTGAGCGAAGCCACCGGCACGGCCATCAAGTGCGACCTGTGCGGCGGTGATCCCCAGTGTGTCGCCTGGTGCCCCACGCAGGCCATCACCTTCCACAAGCTCTAA